Proteins from a genomic interval of Paenibacillus sp. FSL H8-0048:
- a CDS encoding sortase, whose product MKMRSGFTLAVKLIFLLSLCVMVYSAFQILKAPAEAREALRIWDKKREEAQLPVTSEEETPLPEGMISSAEAPKGDQPAYIAGEVIGEIYFPKLKKRVAILEGTGRAELKQGAGHDESSAAPGASGNSVLAGHRDTVFRSLGELETGDTLELATADGTFTYEVTGSRIVDGDTRGAIKPSRDPILTLITCYPFSYVGAAPDRYLLSAKLISSQSTVQQP is encoded by the coding sequence ATGAAGATGCGCAGCGGGTTCACTTTAGCCGTCAAGCTTATCTTCCTGCTCTCCTTGTGCGTTATGGTGTATTCCGCCTTCCAGATCCTCAAAGCGCCCGCCGAAGCCCGAGAAGCCCTGAGAATCTGGGACAAAAAGAGGGAGGAAGCCCAGCTTCCCGTAACTTCCGAAGAAGAAACACCGCTTCCTGAAGGTATGATCAGCAGCGCGGAAGCACCAAAGGGTGACCAACCTGCTTATATAGCAGGAGAGGTAATCGGGGAGATCTATTTTCCGAAGCTGAAGAAGCGGGTCGCCATTCTGGAGGGAACCGGACGGGCGGAGCTTAAGCAGGGTGCCGGACATGACGAAAGCAGTGCCGCCCCGGGCGCCTCCGGGAACAGCGTGCTGGCCGGACACCGTGACACCGTCTTCCGCAGCCTCGGCGAGCTGGAGACTGGAGACACACTTGAGCTTGCGACAGCGGACGGAACTTTCACCTATGAAGTGACCGGCAGCCGGATTGTTGATGGAGATACACGGGGAGCGATTAAGCCCAGCAGAGACCCCATACTCACCTTGATTACCTGTTACCCGTTCTCTTACGTGGGCGCAGCGCCCGACCGCTACCTGCTCTCAGCCAAGCTTATCTCCAGCCAGTCTACGGTGCAGCAGCCATAA
- a CDS encoding NADH-dependent flavin oxidoreductase — translation MLNTQYSPLLETFKFKNGIELKNRVVMAPMTNFSSNEDGTVSRPELDYYIRRSGGAGMVITACVYVSRGGKGFPGEFGADHDGLIPSLRELAEAIKGEGAKAVLQIFHGGRQCPPEQLVDGQPVSASDVPAELPGGGQGAVPRPLTDEEITGIIADFGEATRRAIEAGFDGVEIHGANGYLLQQFFSPHSNRREDRWGGDLQKRLTFPLAVLRSVKAAVKQHAQGAFLVGYRFSPEEPETPGITMADTFALIDALTAEGLDYLHASLMELWSLPRRGTEDSRPRIEQIVDRAGDKAPVIGVGSLYSAADALKSLDSGISLVALGRPLLIEPDWVQKLAGGRADEIKTELDPDAQAELVIPDPLWRALIHTPGWLPVKK, via the coding sequence ATGCTTAATACACAATATAGCCCGCTGCTGGAGACATTCAAATTCAAGAACGGGATTGAACTGAAGAACCGTGTGGTCATGGCGCCGATGACTAACTTCTCCTCGAATGAGGATGGAACCGTCTCCCGGCCGGAGCTGGACTATTATATCCGCCGATCGGGCGGGGCGGGGATGGTCATCACCGCCTGTGTCTATGTCTCACGCGGCGGGAAAGGCTTCCCGGGCGAATTCGGAGCTGACCATGATGGTCTGATTCCAAGCCTGCGTGAGCTGGCAGAGGCCATCAAGGGCGAAGGAGCGAAGGCTGTGCTCCAGATCTTCCATGGCGGACGTCAATGCCCGCCGGAGCAGCTGGTTGACGGGCAGCCTGTCAGTGCGAGTGATGTGCCGGCTGAGCTGCCGGGCGGTGGACAGGGTGCTGTTCCGCGCCCGCTGACAGACGAAGAGATTACCGGAATTATCGCTGATTTCGGAGAAGCCACACGCCGGGCGATTGAGGCCGGCTTCGATGGCGTTGAGATTCACGGCGCGAACGGATATCTGCTGCAGCAATTCTTCTCGCCGCATTCCAACAGACGCGAAGACCGCTGGGGAGGGGATCTACAGAAGCGGCTCACCTTCCCGCTGGCCGTTCTGCGCAGTGTCAAGGCTGCCGTGAAGCAGCATGCGCAGGGGGCATTCCTTGTAGGCTACCGCTTCTCGCCTGAAGAGCCGGAGACACCGGGAATTACAATGGCTGACACGTTTGCCCTAATCGATGCGCTGACAGCGGAGGGACTGGATTACCTGCACGCCTCCCTCATGGAGCTGTGGTCGCTGCCGCGCCGGGGAACGGAGGACAGCCGTCCGCGCATTGAACAGATCGTAGACCGGGCGGGAGACAAGGCTCCGGTAATTGGCGTAGGCTCGCTCTACTCTGCCGCCGACGCCCTGAAGAGTCTGGACAGCGGCATCAGCCTGGTGGCTCTGGGCCGCCCGCTGCTGATTGAACCGGACTGGGTGCAGAAGCTGGCCGGGGGCCGGGCCGATGAGATTAAGACAGAGCTTGATCCAGATGCCCAAGCAGAGCTTGTGATCCCGGACCCGCTCTGGAGAGCGCTGATCCATACGCCGGGCTGGCTGCCGGTGAAGAAATAA
- the pepT gene encoding peptidase T, translated as MKEELIRRFVSYAEMDTQSSEDSETCPSTPGQMVLAHKLAEELQELGLTEITVDEHAYVMASLPANTDKEVPVIGFLAHLDTATDFTGTNVKPQIVENYDGQDLVLNEAQNIILSTKSFPELSGYKGHTLITTDGTTLLGADNKAGIAEIMTAMAHLLAHPEIKHGKIRVAFTPDEEIGRGPHKFDVAAFGASYAYTVDGGPLGELEYESFNAAAAKISFHGVNVHPGTAKGKMIHSSKIAMAFHLRLPAGEAPEFTDGYEGFYHLISMQGSAEHSKLHYIIRDFDRDSFENRKSNIAAIVEEFKSTYGADNIVLEMNDQYYNMREKIEPVRHIIDIAREAMEGLGITPVIRPIRGGTDGSQLSYMGLPTPNIFTGGENFHGKFEYASVNVMLQAVQVIVEIARLAEQKA; from the coding sequence TTGAAGGAAGAGTTAATTAGACGTTTTGTATCGTATGCTGAAATGGATACCCAATCCAGCGAGGACAGCGAGACCTGCCCGTCCACTCCAGGCCAAATGGTACTGGCGCATAAGCTGGCAGAGGAGCTGCAGGAGCTGGGACTGACGGAGATTACGGTGGACGAGCATGCCTATGTCATGGCCTCGCTGCCCGCTAATACAGATAAAGAGGTTCCGGTAATCGGCTTCCTGGCCCATCTGGATACCGCCACGGATTTCACCGGTACGAATGTGAAGCCGCAGATTGTAGAGAACTATGACGGGCAGGATCTGGTGCTGAATGAAGCCCAGAATATTATCCTGTCCACGAAGAGCTTCCCGGAGCTGAGCGGCTACAAGGGGCATACGCTCATTACGACTGACGGCACCACCCTGCTGGGGGCGGACAACAAGGCAGGCATCGCTGAGATCATGACGGCTATGGCCCATCTGCTGGCGCATCCGGAGATTAAGCATGGCAAGATCCGCGTCGCTTTTACCCCCGATGAAGAAATTGGACGCGGCCCGCATAAGTTCGACGTTGCCGCCTTCGGCGCTTCCTATGCCTACACCGTGGACGGAGGCCCGCTCGGAGAGCTGGAATATGAGAGCTTCAATGCCGCCGCCGCCAAAATCAGCTTCCATGGAGTCAACGTCCATCCCGGTACAGCCAAGGGCAAGATGATCCATTCGTCCAAAATCGCCATGGCCTTCCATCTCCGTCTGCCCGCCGGTGAAGCTCCTGAATTCACAGACGGCTACGAGGGATTCTACCATCTGATCTCCATGCAAGGCAGTGCCGAGCACAGCAAGCTGCATTATATTATCCGTGATTTTGACCGCGACAGCTTCGAGAACCGCAAATCGAATATCGCCGCGATTGTGGAGGAGTTCAAATCTACGTACGGGGCGGACAACATCGTGCTGGAGATGAATGACCAATACTATAATATGCGCGAGAAAATCGAGCCCGTCCGGCATATCATCGATATCGCCCGGGAAGCGATGGAGGGCCTCGGAATCACGCCGGTTATCCGTCCAATCCGCGGAGGGACTGACGGCTCACAGCTCTCATATATGGGGCTGCCTACACCGAATATTTTCACCGGAGGCGAGAATTTCCACGGCAAATTTGAATACGCCTCTGTAAACGTCATGCTGCAGGCTGTACAGGTGATCGTTGAGATTGCCCGTCTGGCGGAGCAGAAAGCATAA
- a CDS encoding MATE family efflux transporter, producing the protein METSKPKTFNLMKLTWPIFLELFLFMLMGSMDTFMISSVSDDAVSGVGAANQIIAIAILALSVIGNGAAIVVSQYLGSKQPKEAAKVIGNAVTLNLAVGIVLSTVMLLFGGHLLQALNVKGDILAYARSYINIVGGAIFLQALINALAATIRTHGFTKQTMAVSLLMNVIHVGGNYLLIFGHFGLPALGVEGAAVSTVISRSIALLIFFLLLYRIMEVRVKWSYYVHLSKKYVLQILKIGIPSAFESVMYQCCQLVFTLYITYLGAEAMATRQYAVNISNYIFLFSVAVAMGTSIIVGHLVGARRTQEAYSRVFTSVKWALLVTVIMDLIVILFRKPLLGLFTDNELIITMGAQVILLSFFLETGRTCNLVIINSLRASGDAKFPVYMGMISMVCMSLPLGYFLVFTLDLGLAGVWLATAFDEWVRAVIMYFRWKSRAWEKHGLIQHEPQEAVPAAPAH; encoded by the coding sequence ATGGAAACAAGTAAGCCCAAAACATTCAACCTAATGAAGCTGACCTGGCCGATCTTCCTGGAGCTGTTCCTGTTCATGCTAATGGGCAGTATGGATACCTTCATGATCAGCTCGGTGTCCGATGATGCAGTCTCCGGTGTTGGAGCGGCCAATCAGATTATTGCCATAGCTATTCTGGCGCTTAGTGTCATCGGGAATGGCGCGGCGATCGTCGTGTCGCAATACCTCGGCTCCAAGCAGCCCAAGGAGGCCGCCAAAGTGATCGGCAATGCGGTTACCCTGAACCTTGCGGTAGGAATCGTACTTAGTACAGTCATGCTGCTATTCGGAGGTCATCTGCTGCAAGCACTGAACGTGAAGGGCGACATTCTCGCCTACGCCCGCTCGTATATCAACATTGTCGGAGGCGCGATCTTCCTGCAGGCCCTCATCAACGCGCTGGCTGCAACTATCCGCACCCACGGCTTCACCAAGCAGACGATGGCAGTATCGCTGCTGATGAACGTTATCCATGTCGGCGGTAACTATCTGCTGATCTTCGGCCATTTCGGTCTGCCTGCGCTTGGCGTAGAGGGTGCTGCCGTATCCACCGTAATCAGCCGCTCCATCGCTCTCCTGATCTTCTTCCTGCTGCTCTACCGGATTATGGAGGTACGTGTGAAATGGAGCTATTACGTTCACCTCTCCAAGAAATATGTGCTGCAGATTCTCAAAATCGGTATTCCATCCGCCTTCGAATCGGTAATGTACCAATGCTGCCAGCTCGTCTTCACCCTGTACATCACCTATTTGGGGGCCGAGGCCATGGCTACCCGCCAGTATGCGGTTAATATCTCGAACTATATCTTCCTGTTCAGCGTAGCGGTGGCAATGGGGACCTCAATTATTGTGGGCCATCTTGTAGGTGCAAGGCGGACGCAGGAGGCTTACTCACGGGTATTCACCAGTGTGAAGTGGGCGCTGCTGGTCACAGTGATCATGGATCTGATCGTCATTCTATTCCGCAAGCCGCTGCTGGGCCTATTCACGGATAATGAGCTGATTATCACCATGGGCGCCCAGGTGATCCTGCTCAGCTTCTTCCTGGAGACCGGGCGGACCTGCAATCTGGTCATTATCAACTCGCTGCGCGCGTCGGGCGATGCCAAGTTCCCGGTCTACATGGGCATGATTTCTATGGTGTGCATGAGTCTGCCGCTGGGCTACTTCCTGGTCTTCACGCTTGATCTGGGTCTGGCCGGGGTATGGCTGGCCACCGCGTTCGACGAATGGGTGCGGGCCGTCATTATGTATTTTCGCTGGAAAAGCAGAGCCTGGGAGAAGCACGGCCTGATCCAGCATGAAC
- a CDS encoding LLM class flavin-dependent oxidoreductase, whose amino-acid sequence MKQLHDIPFSVLDLAPIREGGTAADSFHNTLDLARHAEKWGYNRYWLAEHHNMTGIASSATSVVIGHVAAGTSSIRVGSGGIMLSNHAPLVIAEQFGTLESLYPGRIDLGLGRAPGSDQAAARALRRSLGSDGSEFPEQLSELRAYFDPEGSGSRPAGVRAVPGEGLNIPIWLLGSSGFSAQLAGQLGLPFAFASHFAPDYLLPALHLYRTSFKPSAVLGEPYVMVGLGITAADTVEEARRLATSQQQQFLNIIRGRTGKLQPPVDSLDGIWTSQEKALLMSKQQYSIAGDQALIEERLLQILEETDADEWIIASQIYDHSARLHSYELVADLLKK is encoded by the coding sequence GTGAAGCAATTGCACGACATACCATTCTCCGTACTGGATTTGGCCCCTATCCGGGAGGGCGGAACGGCGGCGGATTCTTTTCATAACACCCTTGACTTGGCCCGTCATGCTGAGAAATGGGGGTATAACCGTTACTGGCTGGCAGAGCATCATAATATGACCGGCATTGCCAGCTCCGCTACCTCCGTTGTTATCGGACATGTGGCGGCCGGAACCAGCTCCATCCGCGTGGGTTCAGGCGGCATCATGCTCTCCAACCATGCACCACTGGTGATTGCCGAGCAATTCGGCACGCTGGAGTCCCTGTATCCGGGACGGATTGATCTGGGTCTGGGCAGAGCCCCCGGCTCCGACCAGGCAGCCGCCAGAGCACTGCGCCGCAGCCTCGGCAGCGATGGCAGTGAATTCCCCGAGCAGCTAAGTGAGCTGCGGGCTTATTTCGACCCTGAAGGATCAGGCTCCCGCCCGGCCGGTGTCCGCGCCGTGCCCGGCGAAGGACTGAACATCCCGATTTGGCTGCTTGGCTCCAGCGGCTTCAGTGCCCAGCTTGCGGGCCAGCTGGGTCTGCCTTTTGCTTTTGCCAGCCACTTTGCACCGGATTATCTGCTGCCGGCCCTGCATCTGTACCGTACCAGCTTCAAGCCTTCAGCTGTACTGGGCGAGCCTTATGTTATGGTGGGCTTGGGAATTACGGCGGCGGATACGGTAGAGGAAGCGCGCAGACTTGCCACTTCCCAGCAGCAGCAATTCCTGAACATTATCCGTGGCCGCACCGGCAAGCTCCAGCCGCCTGTAGACAGTCTGGACGGAATCTGGACCTCCCAGGAGAAGGCACTGCTTATGAGCAAACAGCAATACTCCATTGCGGGCGACCAGGCCCTGATCGAAGAACGGCTGCTGCAGATTCTCGAAGAGACGGATGCCGATGAGTGGATTATCGCTTCACAGATCTATGATCACTCTGCCCGCTTACATTCGTATGAGCTTGTGGCCGACCTGTTGAAGAAGTAA
- a CDS encoding winged helix-turn-helix transcriptional regulator, translating to MATEIKDRINLKEINCEKELTLAVIGGKWKLIILWHLGLEGTKRFSELKKLIPHITQKMLTNQLRELEEDQLVFRKVYAEVPPRVEYSLTEYGHTLMPVLRMMYDWGKNYGEKVIWKDSPHCDK from the coding sequence TTGGCTACTGAAATTAAAGACCGCATCAATCTGAAGGAGATCAACTGCGAGAAGGAGCTCACGCTCGCTGTGATCGGCGGCAAGTGGAAGCTGATTATACTGTGGCACCTGGGTCTGGAAGGGACCAAACGCTTCAGTGAATTGAAGAAGCTGATCCCCCATATCACCCAGAAAATGCTGACCAACCAGCTTCGCGAGCTGGAGGAGGATCAGCTGGTATTCAGGAAGGTCTATGCGGAGGTTCCTCCGCGGGTCGAATACTCCCTGACTGAGTATGGACATACTCTGATGCCGGTGCTGCGTATGATGTATGACTGGGGCAAGAATTACGGGGAGAAGGTAATCTGGAAAGATTCACCTCACTGTGATAAATAG
- a CDS encoding winged helix-turn-helix transcriptional regulator, giving the protein MNVQGRDGGSDEAEGVDCGAENSSLQRTLEVIGGKWKGVLLYHLISGPKRFNELRRLCPGITQRMLVMQLRDLERDGLVHRKVYPQVPQKVEYSLTEWAQGLETAILSIKHWGEGYREVLARGEDRAPRSTEIPE; this is encoded by the coding sequence ATGAACGTACAAGGAAGAGACGGAGGCTCTGATGAGGCAGAGGGCGTGGATTGCGGGGCGGAGAACAGCTCATTGCAGCGGACCCTTGAAGTTATTGGCGGGAAGTGGAAGGGTGTTCTGCTCTATCATCTGATCAGCGGGCCGAAGCGGTTCAACGAGCTGCGCAGATTATGCCCCGGCATTACTCAGCGGATGCTGGTGATGCAGTTGCGGGATCTGGAGCGTGACGGCCTGGTCCACAGGAAGGTGTACCCGCAGGTGCCGCAGAAGGTAGAGTATTCCTTGACCGAATGGGCACAGGGCCTGGAGACCGCGATTCTTAGCATCAAGCATTGGGGAGAGGGATACCGCGAGGTACTCGCAAGAGGTGAAGATAGAGCTCCGCGCAGCACGGAAATCCCCGAATGA
- the hxlB gene encoding 6-phospho-3-hexuloisomerase, which produces MDTQHYAREIVKELEGALSGLDAGEGEVLVELLLRAGQIFVAGAGRSGLMGRAFAMRLMQAGRTAYVVGETVTPGIGPGDVLVLGSGSGETKGLVSMAEKAKAIGAAVVLVTIQPDSALGRLADHAVKLPGAPKERPDGGYTTLQPMASLFEQTLLVFYDAVILRIMEQTGQTSGRMFGKHANLE; this is translated from the coding sequence ATGGACACGCAGCATTACGCACGTGAAATTGTGAAGGAGCTGGAAGGCGCCCTCTCCGGGCTGGATGCCGGAGAGGGCGAGGTGCTGGTGGAGCTGCTGCTGCGTGCGGGCCAGATCTTCGTGGCCGGTGCCGGACGTTCCGGCCTGATGGGCCGGGCCTTTGCCATGCGGCTGATGCAGGCCGGGCGGACAGCCTATGTGGTCGGAGAGACGGTAACGCCGGGCATAGGCCCCGGCGATGTGCTTGTACTGGGTTCCGGCTCAGGCGAGACGAAGGGGCTTGTCTCCATGGCTGAGAAAGCCAAGGCAATCGGAGCAGCTGTTGTCCTGGTAACCATTCAGCCGGACTCGGCGCTCGGACGTCTCGCAGATCATGCAGTCAAGCTGCCTGGCGCTCCCAAGGAACGGCCGGATGGCGGCTATACAACGCTGCAGCCGATGGCCTCCTTATTTGAACAGACGCTGCTTGTATTCTATGATGCAGTCATCCTGCGGATTATGGAGCAGACGGGGCAGACCTCCGGCCGGATGTTCGGCAAGCATGCCAATTTGGAATAG
- a CDS encoding ABC transporter substrate-binding protein, producing MKKAPARKLSLAMVLCLSFTMMLSGCGGNNNAAPTQAPAATEAPKAPSADNNAASTDSPDPAASGSPLDLAMKGEYKGTKVTMFGPFVDADQVKFESSIKEFEEKTGIDIQYEGSKEFEATINIRVDGGNAPDIADFPQPGLLASIAKTGKVIDLTGVLDQAKLTANYNKSWLDMSTMDGKDGKIMAGIWNRSNVKSLVWYPKKQFDEAGYTVPQTWDEMMALTEQIAKDGDPAWAIGIESGAATGWAATDWVENIMLRTTTPENYDKWVSGELPFTSPEVKNAVEVMSKIWLNKDYVYGGAKSIVTTAFGDAPKPMFENPPKAWFNLMGNFITSFFPETAKVDTDYDWFYLPPIDEQYGKPVLVAGDIYAMFNDRPEVRAVMEFFTTGESIKSWVQSGGVIAPMNDASLDWYQSESDRRMAKLVQDASTLRFDGSDLMPGKVGAGTFWKGMTDYVSGTATLDQALEQIQSGWKN from the coding sequence ATGAAGAAAGCTCCAGCACGTAAACTGTCACTTGCGATGGTGCTGTGTCTATCCTTCACCATGATGCTCAGCGGCTGCGGCGGCAATAACAACGCTGCACCAACGCAGGCCCCGGCGGCTACAGAAGCGCCAAAAGCACCGTCGGCAGATAACAACGCAGCATCAACAGACAGCCCAGATCCCGCTGCATCAGGCAGCCCGTTGGACTTGGCGATGAAGGGTGAATATAAAGGCACGAAGGTCACGATGTTCGGACCGTTTGTTGATGCGGACCAGGTGAAGTTTGAGAGCAGCATTAAGGAATTCGAAGAGAAAACCGGCATTGATATTCAATATGAAGGCTCCAAGGAATTCGAAGCCACGATTAATATCCGGGTTGATGGCGGCAATGCGCCGGATATCGCGGACTTCCCGCAGCCGGGCCTTCTGGCCTCTATTGCCAAGACCGGCAAGGTTATCGATCTGACCGGGGTGCTGGATCAGGCGAAGCTGACGGCCAATTACAATAAGAGCTGGTTGGATATGTCCACCATGGACGGCAAGGATGGCAAGATTATGGCCGGGATCTGGAACCGCAGTAATGTGAAGAGCCTGGTCTGGTATCCGAAGAAGCAATTTGATGAAGCGGGATATACGGTTCCGCAGACTTGGGATGAGATGATGGCTCTGACGGAGCAAATCGCCAAAGACGGTGATCCGGCCTGGGCAATCGGTATCGAGAGCGGCGCGGCAACCGGCTGGGCGGCAACCGATTGGGTGGAGAACATCATGCTGCGGACCACGACGCCTGAGAATTACGACAAGTGGGTAAGCGGGGAGCTGCCGTTCACTTCGCCGGAAGTGAAGAACGCGGTGGAAGTGATGTCCAAGATCTGGCTGAATAAGGATTATGTCTACGGCGGTGCTAAATCCATTGTCACTACTGCCTTCGGCGATGCTCCGAAGCCGATGTTCGAGAATCCTCCCAAAGCCTGGTTCAACCTGATGGGGAACTTTATTACCAGCTTCTTCCCGGAAACGGCCAAGGTGGATACAGACTATGACTGGTTCTATCTCCCGCCGATTGATGAGCAGTACGGCAAGCCGGTCCTGGTGGCAGGCGACATCTACGCTATGTTCAATGACCGCCCGGAGGTACGCGCGGTAATGGAATTCTTCACCACTGGCGAATCGATCAAAAGCTGGGTGCAATCAGGCGGTGTCATTGCCCCTATGAATGATGCTTCCCTGGACTGGTACCAGTCCGAATCCGACCGCAGGATGGCGAAGCTGGTACAGGATGCCTCGACCCTGCGCTTCGATGGCTCGGACCTGATGCCGGGCAAGGTGGGTGCAGGTACCTTCTGGAAAGGCATGACTGACTATGTGAGCGGAACTGCTACGCTGGATCAGGCTCTGGAGCAGATTCAGTCAGGCTGGAAGAACTAA
- the hxlA gene encoding 3-hexulose-6-phosphate synthase: MKLQLALDLVDIAGAKAVVAEVAESIDIVEIGTPVVINEGLHAVKAIKEAFPALTVLADLKIMDAGGYEVMKAVEAGAGIVTVLGVSDDSTIRGAVEEAKKTGAEILVDLINVKDLKARAAEVDALGVDYVCVHSGYDHQAEGKNSFADLKDIKSVVTRAKTAIAGGIKLSTLPEVIAAQPDLVIVGGGITGEADMKAAAAEMKRLVSQA, from the coding sequence ATGAAATTACAGTTAGCACTCGATCTGGTGGATATTGCTGGAGCCAAGGCGGTTGTTGCAGAGGTTGCCGAATCTATAGATATCGTTGAGATTGGAACACCTGTCGTTATCAATGAGGGGCTGCATGCGGTAAAAGCGATCAAGGAGGCTTTTCCGGCGCTTACGGTGCTGGCCGATCTCAAAATCATGGATGCTGGCGGATACGAGGTTATGAAGGCAGTAGAAGCGGGCGCGGGCATCGTGACTGTACTGGGTGTATCCGATGATTCAACGATCCGCGGTGCGGTGGAGGAAGCGAAGAAGACGGGCGCTGAGATCCTGGTCGATCTGATTAACGTGAAGGATCTCAAGGCCAGAGCCGCTGAAGTGGATGCGCTGGGTGTGGATTATGTCTGCGTGCATTCCGGCTATGACCATCAGGCCGAAGGCAAGAATTCCTTCGCGGATCTGAAAGATATTAAGAGCGTGGTGACCCGCGCCAAAACTGCAATTGCCGGCGGCATCAAGCTGAGTACGCTGCCTGAAGTGATTGCTGCGCAGCCTGATCTGGTAATCGTGGGCGGCGGTATTACCGGCGAAGCCGACATGAAGGCAGCTGCAGCGGAAATGAAGCGCCTTGTAAGCCAGGCTTAA
- a CDS encoding LacI family DNA-binding transcriptional regulator: MKPTIRDVAKMAGVSISTVSRVMNAPDTVVESKRVRVIEAIEALKYQPNAFARGLIYRKSFTLGLLIPDIENLYFAGVIRGMQDACIKLGYSLMICNTDRDKERTLSYMDTFHEKQVDGVVFASDILHPEYYEKLVDCRIPFVLVSSHSDEYEVASVEVDDEKAAYDAVKFLIELGHREIGMIGFNHDNSVSGPPRMAGFVRALGESGLERNIPKIKYANHRFEQAYQATHELFTEYPELTAVFCVADEFAMGTISYLKDRNILVPGQVSVIGFDNLRMSGMFIPKLTTIAQPIYQLGYRAAEKLHELLTTGKVAVMKEKMEHKLIVRESSREK, from the coding sequence ATGAAGCCAACAATCAGAGATGTCGCCAAGATGGCCGGAGTATCCATCAGCACCGTGTCCCGTGTAATGAATGCGCCGGATACGGTAGTGGAGAGCAAGCGCGTCCGGGTCATTGAAGCGATAGAAGCGCTCAAGTATCAGCCTAATGCATTCGCACGGGGGCTAATTTACAGGAAGTCATTCACCCTCGGGCTGCTCATTCCCGATATTGAGAACCTGTATTTCGCAGGCGTGATCCGGGGAATGCAGGATGCCTGCATTAAGCTCGGTTACAGTCTGATGATCTGCAATACAGACCGTGACAAGGAGCGGACACTGTCCTATATGGATACTTTTCATGAGAAGCAGGTGGATGGCGTTGTGTTCGCCAGTGATATTCTGCACCCTGAGTATTATGAGAAGCTGGTGGACTGCAGAATTCCCTTTGTGCTGGTCTCCTCCCATTCCGATGAGTACGAGGTAGCGTCGGTCGAGGTGGATGATGAGAAGGCGGCGTATGATGCTGTGAAATTCCTGATTGAGCTGGGGCACCGGGAGATCGGGATGATCGGCTTCAATCATGATAATTCGGTGTCCGGGCCACCGCGAATGGCGGGGTTCGTGAGAGCCTTGGGCGAATCGGGGCTGGAGCGTAATATCCCGAAAATCAAGTACGCCAACCACCGCTTTGAGCAGGCTTATCAGGCAACGCACGAGCTGTTCACTGAATATCCGGAGCTAACCGCAGTATTCTGTGTAGCGGATGAGTTCGCTATGGGAACCATCTCTTACTTGAAGGACCGCAATATTCTGGTTCCCGGTCAGGTGTCGGTCATCGGCTTCGATAATCTGCGGATGTCGGGGATGTTCATTCCGAAGCTGACAACAATTGCACAGCCTATCTATCAGCTGGGATACCGGGCGGCCGAGAAGCTGCATGAATTGTTGACCACGGGCAAGGTGGCTGTCATGAAAGAGAAGATGGAACATAAGCTAATCGTAAGAGAATCCTCGCGTGAGAAGTGA